Within Phycisphaerales bacterium, the genomic segment CGGTTCGCTGGTCTACTACGATGGGGCCGGGCCGGGTGGTGCAGACCTGCTGGTAGGGGGATATCACTGGCCGAAGGGTGTGCTGGGTCTGGACCGTCACACGGGAGCTCGGCTGTGGTTCGGCAATCCAAGCGGTGGGGAAACGATTGGCGCGAGCACACCGGCGTTCTCGCCGGACGGCTCCACGATTTACGTCATCAACGATGCGACCAGCAGTGGACAATTTCCGAACGGGCATCCACTGATGGCATTCACGGCGGTCAGCGGTCCGGCGGTGTTCTGGCATAATGGGGCTGATCCCCAGCCGTCGAACCTTTCGATGCACTCGGCGACGATCGCGCCGGATGGGCGCATTTTCCTGCATTCGTGGGTGGATCGGCCGTACGCCGGGACGGACTTCGGGAATGCCATCAGCCGGACCTGGGCTGCGAGCACATCGACCGCGAGCGGGCTGTCAGATCCGACTCTGCACCTCGATGACCTGGGCCTGCTGGTCGTAAGCGGGGCGCGCTTCGGAGCGGTCATCGCGCACGATGGCATCACGGGTGCGGAACTGTGGCGCACTACGACGCCGACTATCGATGCGACGGTCACGATTGACCCGGCGACCGGCAACATCTACGCGCCGGCGGGCAGTGGCAGCATCTCGGTGGTGGGGCTGACGCGCGACGGGCAGCCGCTCTGGGGTGGGGTGTCGTCAGCACTGGTCTTCCAGCCGGTGGGCGACGACGAGCCCCAGCGGGCGCAGGCGGCCGGTTGCCTGAGCCACGACGGCGGCACCTTCTACTTTCAAACGAATGCGCCACTGGGGACGGGCGCACTGTATGCCATCCATACGGCCGATGGGAGTGTGAAGTGGGTTTTCTCGACAGGGAGTCGCGGGTGGGAAATGGTGAGCAGTTCTCCGATCGTGACGCCGAATGGAATCGTCGTCGTGGGGAATAACAACGGCGGCATGTATTACGCACTTCGCGATGACGGGACGTTCCCCACGCTGCTCGATGTATTGCCGGTGGTGGGTGGAGGCAGCGCGCGGGCTACGGCGGCGCTCTCAGACGACGGCTTACTGTACATTCCGGCGCAATTACCGTGGACGACGACGAACGGGGACGGGGATGGACCCACCTTCGCGGCCCAGAACTTGTTCAACGCCTTTGATCTGAACGCGGATGCCGCGGCAGTGTTGGCTCCGCCGGCCTTTGTGCAGGCGGAGGCGCTCAACACTGGGGCGCGCGTGACATGGAAACCGCTGCCGCAGCCGGGGGCGGTCTTTGGGTACTACGCGATCTACCGGGATACCCAGCCCTTTAATTCCGTGGCGGGTCGGACGCCGGTGGGTTTCGTATCGGATGCGGCCGGTGGTGTGTTTTTCGACGTGGGACTGGTGAACGGCGTCGCTTACTACTATGCGGTGACGACGGTGACGACCACGGGTGGGGAGGTTGAGAACGTGACCGCGGTGGGGCCGCGCGTGCCGCGCGACGAGACGGACCTGCAGATCATGGCTCTCGCACGCACGCCGCGGTATCCGCGGTACTGCCCAACGTATACGTACTACAGCGTGACGGAACCGAGTGGCTACGGACCTTACATCTACAGTGCCGCCACGGGCCTGGGCTGCGGACAGAACATCAACACGCAGCGCTGGCCGCACCTGGGTGACCCGGTGACCTACACGGCGCATGTCCGCAACCGCGGGACGAATACCTGGGCGGGTACGTTGACCGGGGCCTGGACGGTTGACGGTATCCCGGCGGGTGTGTCCAACCTGCCGGTGGTGTTGCAGCCGGGGGACGTGGCGCAACTGACGTTCAATCTGGCGTGGGACGACGAAGACCACGAGATTCGCTGCACGCTGGAGGTGGTCGACGCCCGGCCGGAGAACAATGCCCGCTCGCTCTGGACGCGCTCGGCGCCGTTCCTGACGTACGTGGACGTTGGGGCGTTGGAGGACTTCCGCGACGTGACCACGCCGCAGTGGCCGCTTGCGGTGACCGACGATCTGGTGGACTGGCTGTGGCGGCATGCGGACGAGATGAACGCGATGTTCGAGCAGGGTGGCAGCCGGAAGCGTGTGCATTACGACCTGCTCGAGGTGGTGCCCGACAGCGCGATCGATCCCGCAGAGCCGGCGACGATTCACTTCGGCATTTTCCCGTTCCGTTACTACGCGGCCACCATCGGTGACCCGCGCAGCCCGGGGTATTACCACGCGAATGTGGATATCGACTATGGGCTGTGCCACGAGTTGTCGCATCAGCTCGGGCTGATCGACATCTACCAGCTCAATGTGCCGCCGGAGGCCAACTGGGTCTCAGGGCAGGGCTACTCGGCCGTGTCTTGCCTGATGAACGGGGTTTCACCGTTTTACTCGGCGCACAGCGCGCTGGCGATGGATCACTGGGCGGAGATCGTGCACGGGTACTACGGACAATACCTGTACCAGTTGCCGCAGGAGATTCGGATCCGCGTGCTGGACGTGCAGGGACAACCGGTGCCGGGAGCGACCGTCAGCATGTACCAGTACAGCGAGGTGCCGGGACAGGGCAAGGTGATCCGCGACGTCCCGAAAGCGGTGGGGACGACAGATGCGCAGGGCGTGTGGGCTCTTCCCAATGTGCCGATCAGTTCCAGCGGCCCGGTGCCGACCACGGTGTACGGCGATACTTTGCCGGACAACCCATTCGGCTGGGTGGCGGTGGTCGGGACCAACGGGGTGCTGCACTTCAAGGTGCAGTGGGAGGGGTTTGTCGACTACGCCTGGCTCGACATCACCGAGGTCAACGTGCGGTACTGGCAGGGTGAAACCGGAGTGCAGACCATCGACCGGCAGCTTTCGATCGGCGGCGGGCTGCAGCTCTATCCGCCCGCCGACCTGGCGGAGCAGAATGCGGAGAACTGGTCGTTCTATGTACAGGGTGGCAACGGCAGCGTGACCGATGATTTCAACCGCAGGATCGTCGGCGCATCGTCGCTGCGGTTTGTCACGGATGGTGGCTTCGACAATTACGTGCGTTACCCGCAAGGGTTGCTGGCCCGGTGGAACCTGAGTGCCGTAACACACCTCCGTTTCTGGGCCTACGCGGAGAATCCCAATTTCAGTTTCCAGAATCAAAGCCCGTGGGTGCGGCTGGGGAATTTCGAGGACGGCTTCTTCCAGTGGACCCCCTCGAGCGAACTGCTGAACCAGGCGAATAATCAATGGCGCGAATTCATCGTACCGATCGCCGGTGGCAGCGGCTGGACACGCACGACCAGCGGAACCCCGAACCTGGCCGAGTTCAACTACTTCCAGTTGCACGCGGATACATGGGGCTTCGGCTTCACACTCTGGCTCGACGGCGTACGGTTCGAGCCGCACCCGGCGCCACCGGTATGCCCCGGCGATCTGAACTGCGATACGGTCGTCGACTTCGCGGACATTTCGCCGTTCATTGCGGCGATCAAGGCGGGGCCGACGGTGCCGGGCCAGTGGCCGTGGCCTTGTCCGTGGCTGAATGGCGATATGAACGGCGACGCCCACGTGGACTTCGCCGACATCAGCGGCTTCATCGCGCAGCTCAAAAACCCGCCACCACCATGCGGCGGATAGCACCCGGGAGCGGGCGCGCCGCTACTGGTCGTCGCTTGTAGATAACATGGCGGCCAGCGCTGCAAGTCGCTCCTCGGCTGCGGTGCGCGGGCGTTTGGCGCCATTCCCGTTTCCGGCGCTGGTGGCGGCGCCGGCGTTCTCGGTCGGCGCGCCTTCTGCGCGGGCCGAGGCGACGGCGGCCGCCAGGGCGAGGTCCTCGTCCTGGCGATTGAGGCAGTCGCGGTCCTGCCGCCACCAGCGGTCGACGATCTCGTTGACATCGCTGCCGGCGGTACCCGCGCTCCACTTGCCGAAGAAGTCGACGTCGCCGCTGCGCGGCAGGCGCGGGGGCATGTCGATGAGGGTGCGCATGGGCATGAGGACGGAGTCGCCGATGACGAACCCCTCGCCGGGTTTCATGCTGGGGAGCACGCTGATCAGACTGCGGAACTGGTCGCTGACGACGCGGGCGACATAGTTCTGGTCGTCGGGGTTATTCATCCGCATGAGGACCATCGAGTTGCATTGGCTGAGAATGGTCTCGGAGATTTCGCTGGGACGCTGGGTGACGATCATCGCCGAGACCCCGTACTTGCGCCCCTCCTTCGCAACCTTCTCGACAGCGTCGCGCGCGAACATGACGTCACCGCGGTCGATACGCGGCAGGTAGTTGTGGGCCTCCTCGTAGCAGAGCACAAAGGGCTGGCGGACTTCGGGTGGCGACCAGAAGTTGAAGTCGAAGAGCGTCCGTGTGAGCACCGCGACCGTCACGTTGACGACGTCAAAGGGCAGTCCGGAGAGGTCCACGATGGTCAGGTTGCGCCGTTGCTTGCCCCGTCCGAGCATCTGGGCAATCACCGCGGAAATGGGCGGCTGAGCTGTCCGGGGGTGGCGTCCGTACGGATGCAGCCGGCCAGATCGGGGTTGCGGCGCACCTGTTCGAAGGGTCGCAGGAGGAAGTCATACCGGCGGTCATTCAGGCGCGTCTCGATCTGGTTGACGAGGCCGAGGAGGTGGCCGAAGTAGGTCGCATGCGGGACTTCTCCCTCGGAATCGCCCTTGTTGAAGTCCATGCGGCGGGTGAGCAGCATGTGCTCCTGTTCCTCAGCGGGGAGTTGCCGGTAAGGCAGGCGGGCAAAGGCGTAGTTCTCGGTGTTCAGCACGTAGCGCGCATCGTTCATGTTCTCCGCGTACACCTTGAGCTGCTCGATGTTGTAGTAAATCGGGGTGTCGACCGTGTACTCGGTGAGCAGGTCGAGCTCTTCGGCGGCCGTGCGCTTCAGGCGCTCAAAGGCAGCCCGCAGGAAGACGCGCTGAGCGTTCACATTCAAGGTGTTGTTGGTGTCGACGAACAACCGCTCAAACTCGCCGTACTGGAGCATCCAATAGGGTAGCACGAGGTTGCGGTCGGAGAGGTAGTTGACGTTCGGCAGCGGCTTGCCCTGCTCGTCGCTGAAGGCGGACAGGTACTCGCCGTGCATATCGAACATGACGATCTGCGTGTGCGGGAGCTGGAGGGCTTCGTGCAGGATCTTGGCGGTGGTGACACTCTTGCCGGAGCCGCTGTTGCCCATCACGGCACAATGCTTGGCGAAGAACTCCTTGCCGAGCGCCTGGACCTCGAAGTTCGTATCCACCGCGAAGCGGCCGAGCGAAAAGGACTTGCGGTGCGTACTGCCGGCGGCGAGCTGCTCGGCATGTCCGAAGATCATCGCGAAGTCGTCCTCGCTCGCGATGTGTACCGGGTCGCCGATGGTGGGGTACTCGTTCACGCCCCGCGTGAAGCGGCCTTCCTGGATCGTGCCCAGGAGTTGGAGGTTCAGGGCCACGTGGCTGGGACGGTTGTGGGCGTC encodes:
- a CDS encoding PQQ-binding-like beta-propeller repeat protein; the encoded protein is MKQFSESRHMAFTVLAATLVGGFGGLSTLAAWPMKHADMQHTGRTSFVVPPERQNDSFFDILRWQKPTPGNGGVSSGSLVYYDGAGPGGADLLVGGYHWPKGVLGLDRHTGARLWFGNPSGGETIGASTPAFSPDGSTIYVINDATSSGQFPNGHPLMAFTAVSGPAVFWHNGADPQPSNLSMHSATIAPDGRIFLHSWVDRPYAGTDFGNAISRTWAASTSTASGLSDPTLHLDDLGLLVVSGARFGAVIAHDGITGAELWRTTTPTIDATVTIDPATGNIYAPAGSGSISVVGLTRDGQPLWGGVSSALVFQPVGDDEPQRAQAAGCLSHDGGTFYFQTNAPLGTGALYAIHTADGSVKWVFSTGSRGWEMVSSSPIVTPNGIVVVGNNNGGMYYALRDDGTFPTLLDVLPVVGGGSARATAALSDDGLLYIPAQLPWTTTNGDGDGPTFAAQNLFNAFDLNADAAAVLAPPAFVQAEALNTGARVTWKPLPQPGAVFGYYAIYRDTQPFNSVAGRTPVGFVSDAAGGVFFDVGLVNGVAYYYAVTTVTTTGGEVENVTAVGPRVPRDETDLQIMALARTPRYPRYCPTYTYYSVTEPSGYGPYIYSAATGLGCGQNINTQRWPHLGDPVTYTAHVRNRGTNTWAGTLTGAWTVDGIPAGVSNLPVVLQPGDVAQLTFNLAWDDEDHEIRCTLEVVDARPENNARSLWTRSAPFLTYVDVGALEDFRDVTTPQWPLAVTDDLVDWLWRHADEMNAMFEQGGSRKRVHYDLLEVVPDSAIDPAEPATIHFGIFPFRYYAATIGDPRSPGYYHANVDIDYGLCHELSHQLGLIDIYQLNVPPEANWVSGQGYSAVSCLMNGVSPFYSAHSALAMDHWAEIVHGYYGQYLYQLPQEIRIRVLDVQGQPVPGATVSMYQYSEVPGQGKVIRDVPKAVGTTDAQGVWALPNVPISSSGPVPTTVYGDTLPDNPFGWVAVVGTNGVLHFKVQWEGFVDYAWLDITEVNVRYWQGETGVQTIDRQLSIGGGLQLYPPADLAEQNAENWSFYVQGGNGSVTDDFNRRIVGASSLRFVTDGGFDNYVRYPQGLLARWNLSAVTHLRFWAYAENPNFSFQNQSPWVRLGNFEDGFFQWTPSSELLNQANNQWREFIVPIAGGSGWTRTTSGTPNLAEFNYFQLHADTWGFGFTLWLDGVRFEPHPAPPVCPGDLNCDTVVDFADISPFIAAIKAGPTVPGQWPWPCPWLNGDMNGDAHVDFADISGFIAQLKNPPPPCGG
- a CDS encoding ATP-binding protein: MLGRGKQRRNLTIVDLSGLPFDVVNVTVAVLTRTLFDFNFWSPPEVRQPFVLCYEEAHNYLPRIDRGDVMFARDAVEKVAKEGRKYGVSAMIVTQRPSEISETILSQCNSMVLMRMNNPDDQNYVARVVSDQFRSLISVLPSMKPGEGFVIGDSVLMPMRTLIDMPPRLPRSGDVDFFGKWSAGTAGSDVNEIVDRWWRQDRDCLNRQDEDLALAAAVASARAEGAPTENAGAATSAGNGNGAKRPRTAAEERLAALAAMLSTSDDQ
- a CDS encoding ATP-binding protein gives rise to the protein MDALRIGYVTGVEGDAVEVRITHQDAEVHYQGAVYRVGKLGTYVTLPRQRNTLIGYIVRVSSHGEFDAHNRPSHVALNLQLLGTIQEGRFTRGVNEYPTIGDPVHIASEDDFAMIFGHAEQLAAGSTHRKSFSLGRFAVDTNFEVQALGKEFFAKHCAVMGNSGSGKSVTTAKILHEALQLPHTQIVMFDMHGEYLSAFSDEQGKPLPNVNYLSDRNLVLPYWMLQYGEFERLFVDTNNTLNVNAQRVFLRAAFERLKRTAAEELDLLTEYTVDTPIYYNIEQLKVYAENMNDARYVLNTENYAFARLPYRQLPAEEQEHMLLTRRMDFNKGDSEGEVPHATYFGHLLGLVNQIETRLNDRRYDFLLRPFEQVRRNPDLAGCIRTDATPGQLSRPFPR